The genome window AGAAAGACCGCCACGCCGATGCCGGCACCAATCATCGGATCGGTCTCCGCCCGACCGGTCGCGGCCCATCGAAATCCGTCGACCAGATAGTAGATCGGATTGACCTGAAAGACGGTGCGCCACACGCCCTCCGGAACCGCCGCAATCGGGAAGAAGGTTCCGCTCAGGAAAATGATCGGCAGCATCATGAAGGTTTCCTTCCCGGCGAAGGAATCCCATTTCGGGGAGAAGATCGCATTGATCAGCCCGGCCATGGAAAAGATGCCCGCTGCCAGGCACAGAAACAGGAAGGCTGCGACCGGGGAGACCGGCAGTTCGAATCCGAAGGGCATCATGACGACCCCGATGGCCGCGCCCACGGCGACAGCTGCGGTCACCGCCGTCACCAGATAGGAGATCAGCACCTCCAGGGGGCTCAGCGGGGAACTGAGGATATCCTGAAGCCCGCCCGATTCCAGCTTGTCGAACATGATCGAATAGCCGGTGGTTTCGAAGGCGCGCTGCATCGCCG of Alphaproteobacteria bacterium contains these proteins:
- a CDS encoding ABC transporter permease, with the translated sequence MDAATGRTRTPAFADAGPPRPRLFRHVNLVGLISLIRREAIREIRWFGMVILGPAIQALLFASVFTLAAGSDLMVDGLNFIQFLAAGLVASAAMQRAFETTGYSIMFDKLESGGLQDILSSPLSPLEVLISYLVTAVTAAVAVGAAIGVVMMPFGFELPVSPVAAFLFLCLAAGIFSMAGLINAIFSPKWDSFAGKETFMMLPIIFLSGTFFPIAAVPEGVWRTVFQVNPIYYLVDGFRWAATGRAETDPMIGAGIGVAVFLVLLGIAARLLATGYKIKA